One segment of Drosophila mauritiana strain mau12 chromosome 3R, ASM438214v1, whole genome shotgun sequence DNA contains the following:
- the LOC117144475 gene encoding segmentation protein cap'n'collar isoform X4, which translates to MVDNSTSNNSSVLGLPSSGHVSNGSGSSAQLGAGNPHGNQANGASGGVGPMSGSAVGAGATGMTADLLASGGAGAQGGADRLDASSDSAVSSMGSERVPSLSDGEWGEGSDSAQDYHQGKYGGPYDFSYNNNSRLSTATRQPPVAQKKHQLYGKRDPHKQTPSALPPTAPPAAATAVQSQSIKYEYDAGYASSGMASGGISEPGAMGPALSKDYHHHQAYGMGASGSAFSGDYTVRPSPRTSQNLVQLNHTYSLPQGSGSLPRPQARDKKPLVATKTASKGTSAGNSSSVGGNSSSLEEEHLTRDEKRARSLNIPISVPDIINLPMDEFNERLSKYDLSENQLSLIRDIRRRGKNKVAAQNCRKRKLDQILTLEDEVNAVVKRKTQLNQDRDHLESERKRISNKFAMLHRHVFQYLRDPEGNPCSPADYSLQQAADGSVYLLPREKSEGNNTATAASNAVSSASGGSLNGHVPTQAPMHSHQSHGMQAQHVVGGMSQQQQQQSRLPPHLQQQHHLQSQQQQPGGQQQQQHRKE; encoded by the exons GGACATGTTAGCAACGGCTCCGGTAGCTCGGCACAACTTGGGGCGGGAAATCCGCACGGTAACCAGGCCAACGGAGCGTCCGGCGGTGTGGGCCCAATGAGTGGCTCGGCCGTGGGAGCTGGAGCAACAGGAATGACCGCCGATCTCTTGGCCAGCGGCGGTGCAGGAGCACAGGGCGGTGCGGATCGCTTGGACGCGTCCAGCGACAGTGCTGTCAGTTCGATGGGTTCCGAGCGAGTGCCGTCCCTCTCCGACGGCGAGTGGGGTGAGGGCAGTGACTCCGCCCAGGATTACCATCAGGGCAAGTATGGAGGCCCCTACGACTTCAGCTACAACAACAATTCGCGGCTTAGCACCGCCACACGTCAGCCGCCGGTGGCGCAGAAGAAGCATCAACTGTACGGCAAGAGGGATCCCCATAAGCAGACACCTTCGGCTCTGCCACCAACAGCTCCACCAGCAGCCGCGACTGCAGTCCAATCGCAGAGTATCAAGTACGAGTACGATGCTGGATACGCCTCCTCGGGAATGGCCAGCGGTGGAATCAGTGAGCCAGGAGCGATGGGGCCCGCTTTATCCAAGGactatcatcatcatcaggcTTACGGCATGGGAGCCAGTGGCAGCGCCTTTTCCGGCGACTATACAGTACGACCATCGCCCAGGACTTCGCAGAATTTGGTGCAACTAAATCATACCTACTCGCTACCCCAGGGAAGTGGATCCCTTCCCAGACCCCAGGCACGCGATAAGAAGCCTCTGGTTGCCACTAAAACCGCATCGAAGGGAACGAGTgccggcaacagcagcagtgtTGGcggaaacagcagcagcctgGAGGAAGAGCATCTGACACGCGATGAAAAGCGCGCCCGATCCCTGAACATACCCATTTCAGTGCCGGACATCATCAACCTGCCCATGGACGAGTTCAACGAGCGCTTGTCGAAGTACGACCTTAGCGAGAACCAGTTGTCGCTGATTCGCGACATTCGTCGGCGTGGAAAGAACAAGGTCGCTGCCCAGAATTGCAGGAAACGCAAATTGGACCAGATCCTGACTCTCGAGGACGAGGTGAATGCGGTGGTTAAGCGCAAGACCCAACTCAACCAGGACCGGGATCATTTGGAGAGCGAACGCAAGCGCATCTCGAACAAGTTTGCCATGCTGCATCGTCATGTCTTCCAG TACCTACGGGATCCCGAGGGAAATCCCTGCTCGCCGGCGGACTACAGTTTGCAACAGGCTGCCGATGGCTCTGTCTACTTGCTGCCCCGGGAAAAGTCCGAGGGTAACAACACGGCTACGGCTGCCTCAAATGCTGTTTCGTCGGCCAGTGGAGGAAGTCTGAATGGCCACGTGCCCACTCAGGCTCCGATGCATAGCCATCAGAGCCACGGAATGCAGGCGCAACATGTGGTCGGTGGGatgtcgcagcagcagcaacagcagtcgAGGCTGCCTCCACacctgcaacagcagcatcatctGCAgtcgcagcaacagcagccgggaggtcagcagcaacagcagcaccgCAAGGAATGA